In Bacillus sp. SB49, a single window of DNA contains:
- the treC gene encoding alpha,alpha-phosphotrehalase, with amino-acid sequence MNEQPWWKKAVVYQIYPKSFRDTTGNGVGDIQGIIEKLYYLKELGVDVLWLTPMYKSPQNDNGYDISDYYDIHEEYGTMEDFDQLLRETHDRGMKLIMDIVVNHTSTEHEWFQASRMSKDSPYRDYYIWKDPVDGGAPTNWKSKFGGSAWKYEEETGQYYLHLFDVTQADLNWEKEAVRKDVYDMMSYWAEKGIDGFRLDVINLISKDQEFPNDDGTIAPGDGRKFYTDGPKVHEYMQEMNKEVFRPYDLMTVGEMSSTTIDHCINYTAPERNELSMTFNFHHLKVDYPNGEKWTVADFDFHELKSILSTWQEEMHRGNGWNALFWCNHDQPRVLSRFGDEQNYPLESGKMLATTIHMMQGTPYIYQGEEFGMTNPGFSSIDRYRDVESLNMYEAFQAEGYKEEDILAILQQKSRDNSRTPVQWTAEKNAGFTNGTPWIDVADNYETINAEKAMKEEGSIFQHYQELIRLRKEYDIITHGDYRLISPEHDRVFAYLREWNGERLLVVNNFYGESVDFVLPDDIETSGQSEVLVNNYENAPALDEKLELRPYESVVYHWKDI; translated from the coding sequence ATGAATGAACAACCATGGTGGAAGAAAGCAGTCGTCTATCAGATTTATCCGAAGAGTTTTCGTGATACGACTGGAAACGGAGTCGGTGATATTCAAGGAATTATTGAAAAGCTCTATTACTTGAAAGAGCTTGGAGTCGATGTCCTGTGGCTGACACCTATGTACAAATCCCCTCAGAACGACAACGGTTATGACATCAGTGATTACTATGATATTCACGAAGAGTACGGGACGATGGAAGATTTCGATCAACTTCTGCGGGAAACGCATGACCGCGGCATGAAGCTTATTATGGACATCGTCGTGAACCATACGTCCACGGAGCATGAGTGGTTCCAGGCATCCCGGATGTCCAAGGACAGTCCTTATCGGGATTATTATATTTGGAAGGACCCTGTGGACGGCGGGGCACCTACGAATTGGAAGTCCAAGTTCGGAGGCAGTGCATGGAAATATGAAGAGGAGACAGGCCAATATTACCTGCACTTGTTTGATGTTACCCAGGCAGATCTCAATTGGGAAAAGGAAGCTGTTCGAAAAGATGTTTATGATATGATGAGCTACTGGGCGGAGAAAGGTATCGACGGATTCCGATTGGACGTTATCAACCTCATATCCAAAGATCAGGAGTTTCCGAATGACGATGGTACCATCGCGCCAGGAGACGGTCGTAAATTTTACACGGACGGGCCGAAGGTGCATGAATATATGCAGGAAATGAATAAAGAAGTGTTTCGTCCTTATGACCTTATGACGGTCGGTGAGATGTCTTCGACGACGATTGACCACTGCATCAACTATACAGCCCCGGAGCGGAATGAATTGAGCATGACCTTCAACTTTCATCATCTGAAAGTGGATTATCCAAACGGGGAGAAATGGACCGTGGCGGACTTTGATTTTCATGAGCTCAAGAGCATCCTCTCCACATGGCAGGAAGAGATGCACAGAGGGAATGGATGGAATGCATTATTCTGGTGTAACCATGACCAGCCCCGTGTGTTGTCCCGGTTTGGAGACGAGCAGAATTATCCGTTGGAATCCGGGAAAATGCTGGCAACGACAATTCACATGATGCAGGGTACTCCTTACATTTATCAAGGGGAAGAATTCGGAATGACGAACCCCGGCTTCTCTTCTATCGATCGCTACAGAGACGTGGAATCCTTGAATATGTACGAAGCGTTCCAAGCGGAAGGGTACAAAGAGGAAGATATCCTTGCGATTCTTCAGCAGAAGTCGCGTGACAATTCCCGTACGCCGGTACAATGGACGGCAGAAAAGAATGCAGGTTTCACGAACGGGACGCCGTGGATTGACGTAGCGGACAACTATGAAACGATCAATGCAGAAAAAGCCATGAAAGAGGAAGGATCTATTTTCCAACACTATCAAGAGCTGATTCGTCTGCGGAAAGAATATGATATTATTACTCATGGAGACTACCGCCTGATTTCTCCGGAACATGATCGTGTGTTTGCGTACCTGCGGGAGTGGAACGGAGAACGGTTATTGGTCGTTAACAACTTTTACGGGGAATCCGTTGATTTTGTTCTTCCGGATGATATAGAAACTTCAGGACAATCCGAAGTGTTGGTAAACAATTATGAGAATGCTCCGGCACTTGATGAAAAACTGGAACTTCGTCCATATGAGTCGGTAGTTTACCATTGGAAAGATATATAA
- the treP gene encoding PTS system trehalose-specific EIIBC component, producing the protein MNYKKQAEQILEAIGGKENLSAATHCVTRLRLALHDEGIVDHEKLNNIDAVKGSFSTNGQFQIVVGQGTVEKVYKEFIALAGVGEASKEEVKEASSKKMNPLQRAIKTLADIFIPILPAIVTAGLLLGINNILTATGIFWDDQSIIDVYPQWSGLANMIFIIANTAFAFLPGLIGWSAVKKFGGSPILGIVIGLVLVHPDLLSAWAYGDAVTEGNVPTWNLFGWEIDKIGYQGQVLPVLAASYLLTKIELFLRKRVADSIQLLVVGPVALLVTGILTFIIIGPVTFAVGNAITDGLVSIFNSFAWLGGLIYGGLYGVLVITGMHHTFLAVDIQLVGSTEGTFLWPMLALSNIAQGSAAFAIWLAAKDDKLKGLGVSSGISAWLGVTEPALFGVNLRFKYPFVIAIASSAIAGLYISSQGVLASSIGVGGVPGIFSIIPEYWGDFLIGMAIVIVLPLVGTYLYAKRKQDV; encoded by the coding sequence ATGAATTACAAAAAACAGGCAGAGCAGATTTTAGAGGCGATCGGTGGAAAGGAAAATCTCTCTGCAGCTACTCACTGTGTCACGCGTCTTCGGTTGGCCCTTCATGATGAGGGCATTGTCGATCATGAAAAATTGAACAATATTGACGCAGTCAAAGGGTCCTTTTCGACGAACGGTCAATTTCAAATTGTCGTTGGTCAAGGAACAGTGGAGAAAGTTTACAAAGAATTCATTGCTTTAGCAGGGGTGGGAGAAGCATCGAAGGAGGAAGTGAAGGAAGCGTCCAGTAAAAAGATGAATCCGCTGCAACGTGCCATCAAGACGCTGGCGGATATCTTCATTCCAATCCTACCGGCAATTGTAACAGCGGGTTTACTGCTCGGAATCAATAACATTCTGACAGCGACAGGAATCTTCTGGGATGACCAGTCCATCATCGATGTGTACCCGCAGTGGTCCGGCCTTGCTAACATGATCTTTATCATTGCGAATACGGCTTTCGCCTTTCTGCCGGGTCTCATTGGTTGGTCAGCTGTCAAGAAGTTCGGTGGGAGTCCCATCCTTGGTATTGTTATCGGTCTCGTGCTTGTTCACCCCGACCTCTTAAGTGCTTGGGCATACGGGGACGCTGTAACGGAAGGAAATGTCCCGACGTGGAACTTATTCGGGTGGGAAATCGACAAAATCGGTTATCAGGGACAAGTACTGCCGGTTTTGGCTGCCTCCTATCTATTGACGAAAATTGAATTATTCCTTAGAAAGCGGGTGGCAGACAGTATTCAGCTGCTTGTTGTCGGCCCTGTAGCACTATTAGTAACAGGTATCCTTACATTCATTATTATCGGGCCGGTAACGTTCGCCGTAGGGAATGCGATTACAGATGGTCTTGTTTCCATCTTTAACTCCTTTGCTTGGCTTGGCGGATTGATTTATGGTGGTTTATACGGAGTGCTCGTCATCACGGGGATGCACCATACATTCCTGGCTGTTGATATTCAGCTGGTAGGAAGTACAGAAGGGACATTCCTCTGGCCGATGCTCGCTCTATCTAATATTGCACAAGGGTCAGCTGCTTTTGCCATCTGGCTCGCTGCGAAAGATGATAAACTGAAGGGTCTTGGTGTGTCTTCCGGTATATCTGCTTGGCTTGGCGTTACAGAACCAGCTTTATTCGGAGTGAACTTACGATTTAAATATCCATTCGTTATCGCTATAGCATCCTCGGCAATTGCAGGTTTATATATTTCATCTCAAGGTGTATTGGCAAGCTCGATTGGTGTCGGAGGAGTACCGGGTATCTTCTCCATCATCCCGGAGTATTGGGGAGACTTCCTCATTGGTATGGCAATCGTCATCGTGCTGCCGCTTGTCGGAACTTACTTGTATGCAAAACGGAAGCAAGACGTTTAA
- a CDS encoding MFS transporter, with amino-acid sequence MWFANFFIAGSITMVLPFLSLYIEELGNFTDAYVQTWSGWVFGVTFVTAFLFSPVWGKIGDRYGRKKILILSASGLAVSVFLMGFVTSVWQLFLLRMFMGIFTGFIPMSQALISTQTPKDIAGQVLGTLQTGSITGSLLGPMLGGWIADSIGYATTFQFVSITVGISAFLVLFGIKEQRVVQESEDEKSSYNSKEVILHIVRHPILLMVMIISLFVQVAHFSIQPILSLFVGDLHGPENLALFSGIAFSAAGLGNLLMAKRWGRIADRVGYIKIMIALLFMAGIVYFPAAFVTNIWQLVVLRFLLGVSIGGIIPVRTAYIRQEAPVAMQGEVLGYNTSLRFLGNIIGPAMGGMIAGAYGFSMVFFVTSALLIACGTVMSVVVKKKSHAMKEAPTY; translated from the coding sequence ATGTGGTTTGCTAACTTTTTCATTGCTGGTAGTATCACAATGGTATTACCTTTCCTTTCTTTATATATAGAAGAACTCGGAAATTTCACGGATGCTTATGTCCAGACGTGGTCCGGCTGGGTCTTCGGTGTCACGTTCGTCACCGCCTTCCTCTTCTCCCCTGTCTGGGGGAAAATCGGGGACAGATACGGCAGAAAGAAAATCCTAATTCTATCAGCTTCCGGGCTGGCCGTTTCGGTTTTTCTGATGGGCTTCGTCACAAGCGTCTGGCAGCTGTTCCTGCTGCGGATGTTTATGGGTATATTCACCGGGTTCATCCCGATGTCCCAGGCGCTGATTTCCACGCAGACACCGAAGGATATTGCCGGCCAAGTTCTCGGTACTCTGCAGACAGGAAGCATAACAGGCAGTCTGCTTGGCCCGATGCTCGGGGGATGGATCGCCGATTCAATCGGGTACGCGACAACATTTCAGTTCGTATCGATTACAGTAGGGATCTCTGCTTTCCTCGTCTTATTCGGTATAAAGGAGCAGCGGGTTGTCCAGGAAAGCGAGGATGAGAAGTCCAGCTACAACTCAAAAGAGGTCATTCTGCACATTGTCAGGCACCCGATCCTGCTGATGGTCATGATTATCTCTTTATTTGTTCAAGTAGCTCACTTCAGCATCCAGCCGATCCTTTCCTTATTTGTAGGTGATTTACATGGACCGGAGAACTTGGCTCTGTTCTCAGGAATCGCCTTCTCCGCTGCAGGTCTTGGTAACTTGTTGATGGCTAAGCGCTGGGGAAGAATTGCCGATCGGGTCGGGTATATCAAAATTATGATTGCTCTCCTATTCATGGCGGGTATTGTTTATTTTCCCGCCGCTTTCGTAACGAATATCTGGCAGCTGGTTGTACTTCGCTTCCTATTAGGAGTATCCATCGGCGGCATCATACCAGTGCGCACAGCGTACATCCGTCAGGAAGCCCCTGTCGCCATGCAGGGAGAAGTGTTAGGCTACAACACCAGCCTGCGCTTTTTAGGAAACATCATCGGCCCTGCAATGGGCGGTATGATCGCAGGAGCTTATGGATTCTCCATGGTATTCTTTGTGACGAGCGCTCTCCTGATCGCCTGTGGTACGGTAATGTCCGTTGTCGTTAAGAAGAAATCACATGCCATGAAGGAAGCGCCGACCTATTAA